From Candidatus Latescibacterota bacterium, one genomic window encodes:
- a CDS encoding glycoside hydrolase family 2 protein — protein MKYFSRQASLPLKGVRAEKTGTGIITALIMALFILFQPDIIMADRIVHDLSGHWRFRQAGSTEWIDAIVPGCVHTDLFSAGMIPDPYFACNEDSLRWIEDIDWEYETVFTVTGQIASFPHCDLIFEGLDTYAEVLLNDKMILKADNMFRKWVVDCGSFLVHGENSLRVLFHSPKVTGDSLAARYPFKLPGDSRVFTRKAAYHYGWDWGPGFVTSGIWKNTRLEAWKDVRIADLTICLTELDSSLANYSADIVIESDQSSNADISISVDGTPSVSKTFALVQGENSYRIDFGIKDPELWYPSGEGEQRLYNIQLLLTIGDNETDRVDIVTGIRTVELVSERDESGRSFYFRVNDRPIFMKGANYIPTESFPVRMPPTASRHGGPGVDWRYILHSAADAGMNMIRVWGGGVYEDDEFYSLCDSLGILVWQDFMFACAMYPWNPDFLDSVREEAVYNVKRLAGHPCIALWCGNNEIDEAWHNWGWQNGRSRDEVDKIWSGYESLFHSLLPDVVEKYSAKVPYHSTSPLYGRGDIRSRTEGDSHYWGVWHDAEPFEMLIERTGRFMSEFGFQSFPDIQTINAFTSPDDRTLDSAAMICHQKHPRGNSLISEYMARDFDLPDDFEDFVYISQLLQARGIRIGIEAQRRATPFCMGSLYWQLNDCWPVASWSSIDYFGRHKALYYYVQRAFKRILVSPISDGKTVRVLVINDTTEDMSGQLNMELQDFNGTHLADWQVDVEAPCLASLAGEGSEKLPGVSDPGMVFFEIPEVELLGNAAPESSLLRCSLECEGKLLSSSLLYFTRPAELDLPDPGLRVTISVHTIGYSIEIQTERLAKDVFLSFERSRGSFSDNFFDLMPGKKKVVLYTTGEIMSDPEQRLSIKTLSDLQQP, from the coding sequence ATGAAATACTTCTCTCGTCAGGCAAGCCTCCCTCTGAAGGGAGTTCGTGCCGAAAAAACAGGCACAGGAATAATAACGGCCCTGATCATGGCCCTGTTCATCCTGTTCCAACCTGACATTATCATGGCCGACAGGATCGTTCACGATCTCTCCGGACACTGGAGATTCCGGCAGGCTGGAAGTACGGAATGGATAGACGCTATAGTCCCCGGCTGCGTTCACACCGACCTTTTTTCAGCGGGAATGATTCCAGACCCCTATTTCGCCTGTAATGAAGACAGCCTGAGATGGATCGAGGATATCGACTGGGAATACGAAACAGTCTTTACAGTCACCGGACAGATAGCATCCTTTCCCCACTGTGACCTGATATTCGAGGGACTTGACACTTACGCTGAGGTCCTCCTCAATGACAAAATGATCCTTAAGGCTGACAACATGTTCCGAAAGTGGGTCGTAGACTGCGGCAGTTTTCTGGTGCATGGAGAAAACAGCCTGAGAGTACTATTTCACTCCCCGAAAGTGACAGGAGACAGCCTGGCTGCCAGATATCCCTTTAAACTTCCCGGCGACTCCCGGGTGTTCACCAGAAAGGCGGCATACCACTATGGCTGGGACTGGGGACCGGGATTCGTCACTTCCGGCATATGGAAAAACACACGTCTGGAAGCCTGGAAAGATGTCAGGATAGCAGATCTGACTATCTGCCTGACGGAACTCGACTCTTCCCTTGCGAATTACTCAGCAGATATCGTGATAGAATCCGATCAATCATCGAATGCCGACATCTCCATATCTGTCGACGGTACTCCATCTGTATCAAAGACCTTCGCCCTCGTGCAGGGGGAAAATAGTTACCGAATAGATTTCGGGATAAAAGACCCCGAACTGTGGTACCCCTCAGGGGAGGGGGAACAGCGTCTTTACAATATCCAGTTGCTCCTGACCATCGGAGATAACGAAACAGACCGCGTCGATATCGTTACGGGGATTAGAACCGTCGAACTTGTTTCCGAACGCGATGAATCGGGCAGAAGTTTTTACTTCAGGGTCAACGACAGGCCGATATTCATGAAGGGGGCGAATTACATACCGACGGAGAGTTTCCCGGTGAGAATGCCCCCTACTGCAAGCCGGCATGGCGGACCTGGTGTAGACTGGAGGTATATTCTTCATAGTGCCGCCGATGCGGGGATGAACATGATTCGGGTCTGGGGGGGAGGGGTCTATGAGGATGACGAATTCTATTCCCTATGCGACAGCCTTGGAATACTAGTATGGCAGGACTTCATGTTCGCCTGCGCGATGTATCCCTGGAATCCAGACTTCCTCGATAGTGTCAGGGAAGAAGCCGTCTACAACGTAAAGAGACTGGCCGGACACCCATGTATCGCTCTCTGGTGTGGCAATAACGAAATTGACGAGGCGTGGCACAACTGGGGCTGGCAGAACGGACGCTCACGCGATGAGGTAGATAAGATCTGGAGTGGGTATGAGAGTCTCTTTCACTCATTACTGCCTGATGTAGTAGAAAAATACTCGGCGAAAGTCCCCTATCACTCTACATCGCCACTATACGGCAGGGGAGATATCCGGAGCCGTACCGAGGGAGACTCGCATTACTGGGGAGTATGGCATGATGCCGAACCTTTCGAAATGCTGATCGAGAGGACCGGGCGATTCATGAGCGAGTTCGGGTTCCAATCCTTTCCTGATATCCAGACCATAAACGCATTCACATCGCCCGATGACCGAACCCTCGATTCTGCCGCAATGATATGCCATCAGAAGCATCCGAGAGGAAACAGCCTGATTTCTGAGTACATGGCAAGGGACTTCGATCTGCCTGACGATTTCGAGGATTTCGTGTACATCAGCCAGCTTCTTCAGGCAAGAGGAATCAGGATAGGTATAGAGGCTCAAAGAAGAGCGACCCCTTTCTGCATGGGATCGCTCTACTGGCAGCTGAACGACTGCTGGCCGGTAGCATCCTGGTCGAGCATCGACTATTTCGGTCGGCACAAGGCCCTGTACTATTACGTGCAAAGAGCTTTTAAGCGGATCCTTGTATCCCCGATCAGCGATGGGAAGACCGTAAGGGTACTGGTCATCAATGACACGACCGAGGATATGTCAGGTCAGCTCAATATGGAACTCCAGGATTTTAATGGTACTCACCTGGCCGACTGGCAGGTCGATGTAGAAGCTCCGTGCCTGGCCAGCCTGGCTGGCGAAGGATCAGAGAAGCTTCCGGGCGTTTCCGATCCCGGAATGGTTTTCTTTGAAATACCGGAAGTAGAATTACTGGGAAACGCTGCTCCGGAAAGTTCGCTACTCAGATGTTCCCTCGAATGTGAAGGGAAATTACTTTCATCATCTCTACTCTACTTCACCCGACCCGCCGAACTCGATCTCCCGGATCCAGGCTTGCGTGTCACCATATCCGTGCACACGATCGGATACAGCATAGAGATCCAGACGGAAAGACTCGCGAAAGATGTATTTCTGTCGTTCGAAAGAAGCAGGGGCTCCTTCTCGGATAACTTCTTCGATCTTATGCCGGGAAAGAAAAAAGTCGT
- a CDS encoding SPFH/Band 7/PHB domain protein — MTYYVIGVLLVLFFLSGIKIVRPTHRALVERFGKYVKFSKPGFHWVFPIVERMIKVNVTEQMVDAQPQEIITNDNLNARVDAQVYFKVKADEESVKNSQYSVNDFQYQIVNLARTTLRNIIGTLTLKSANSERDKINGGLLTTLAAETKSWGMEIVRTELKEIDPPEDVQATMNKVVKAENEKIAALDFANAAEREADGTKRSEIKRAEGIKQGKILQAEGEAEAIRLVNEAANKYFVGNAQLLRKLKAVEVSLRDNAKVVLPADSELINVIGELSGVVPVIRHEKSSMDSDIG, encoded by the coding sequence ATGACTTATTACGTTATCGGGGTCTTGCTGGTTCTGTTTTTCCTGAGCGGTATCAAGATAGTCCGCCCGACTCACAGGGCTCTGGTCGAGAGATTCGGGAAATACGTCAAGTTTTCAAAGCCGGGATTCCACTGGGTGTTTCCTATCGTAGAGCGGATGATCAAGGTCAATGTGACCGAACAGATGGTGGATGCTCAGCCCCAGGAGATAATCACAAACGACAATCTTAACGCCCGGGTCGATGCCCAGGTCTATTTCAAGGTCAAGGCTGACGAAGAGAGCGTGAAGAATTCTCAGTATAGCGTAAATGACTTTCAGTACCAGATCGTGAATCTCGCGAGAACGACACTCAGAAACATCATAGGCACATTGACCTTGAAATCGGCCAACAGCGAGAGGGACAAGATCAACGGAGGGCTTCTGACCACGCTGGCTGCAGAGACGAAGAGCTGGGGGATGGAGATCGTAAGGACAGAGCTGAAGGAGATCGATCCCCCCGAGGACGTCCAGGCGACGATGAATAAGGTTGTGAAGGCAGAGAACGAAAAGATAGCAGCCCTTGATTTCGCAAACGCGGCAGAACGTGAAGCCGATGGCACGAAAAGATCAGAGATCAAGAGAGCCGAAGGGATCAAGCAGGGCAAGATCCTTCAGGCCGAGGGCGAGGCAGAGGCGATCCGGCTTGTCAATGAGGCTGCCAACAAGTATTTTGTCGGCAACGCGCAGCTTCTCAGGAAACTGAAGGCCGTGGAAGTATCGCTCCGTGATAATGCAAAGGTAGTACTTCCAGCGGATTCAGAACTTATCAATGTTATCGGAGAACTCTCTGGAGTCGTTCCTGTCATCAGGCACGAAAAGAGTTCGATGGATAGTGATATCGGGTAA